One Channa argus isolate prfri chromosome 15, Channa argus male v1.0, whole genome shotgun sequence DNA segment encodes these proteins:
- the rtbdn gene encoding retbindin isoform X1: MGLKCPSYKPVTKWRAAAPGQQRSEAAQSATRTDGDRRGHTGEDRRRPEHRAVAVQRRAAGTRTENARQSEETKRTEHLPHDPPTEMTVTCRPLLLACACLAAALVGGTHSEGVCLQDGQHRATPGPEPHLRDCSLYADNSCCTDHDIQDISHSPSVSNQNEPWDKCGPLSSECEGFLKRVSCFYRCSPDAARWPHPHRRSYIQAVPLCHSFCRDWFDACKMDLTCARNWAKDPRGQNCTGTCVQYQQMYQHGRDLCESLWGDAFMTVEDEPEGVGEAGEMGAEGGGIRPCGCLTLSPSDKDVIAALRAQQDNPEELDTTKTGLPQYRAPCQSKLPLQPKSSRKGNSVLRKRWVMVDDMEGSGSGL, translated from the exons ATGGGACTGAAATGTCCTTCATATAAACCGGTGACAAAGTGGCGAGCAGCGGCCCCCGGGCAGCAGAGATCAGAGGCAGCACAGAGCGCGACGCGGACAGACGGGGACAGACGGGGACACACAGGAGAAGACAGGAGGAGACCCGAGCACCGAGCAGTCGCAGTCCAGCGCAGAGCAGCGGGAACACGGACGGAAAACGCGCGTCAAAGCGAAGAAACTAAACGGACGGAGCATCTCCCCCACGACCCCCCGACAG AGATGACTGTCACCTGTCGCCCTTTGCTCTTGGCGTGTGCATGTTTGGCGGCTGCACTGGTCGGTGGAACCCACTCggagggggtttgccttcaagaCGGTCAACACAGGGCCACGCCCGGCCCGGAGCCACACCTGAGGGACTGTTCTCTGTACGCAGACA ATAGCTGCTGCACAGACCACGACATCCAGGATATCTCCCATTCTCCATCTGTGAGCAACCAGAATGAACCGTGGGACAAGTGCGGGCCTCTGAGCTCCGA GTGTGAAGGTTTCCTGAAGCGTGTGTCATGTTTCTACCGCTGCTCCCCTGACGCAGCGCGCTGGCCTCATCCTCATCGCCGCTCGTACATCCAGGCTGTGCCGCTCTGCCACAGCTTCTGCCGTGACTG GTTTGATGCTTGCAAGATGGACTTGACCTGTGCTCGAAACTGGGCCAAAGACCCCAGGGGACAGAACTGCACTGGAACCTGTGTTCAGTACCAGCAG ATGTACCAGCACGGCAGGGATCTTTGCGAGAGCCTCTGGGGGGACGCCTTCATGACGGTGGAGGATGAACCCGAGGGCGTGGGGGAGGCCGGCGAGATGGGAGCAGAGGGCGGCGGTATTCGTCCCTGCGGCTGCCTCACCCTCAGCCCCTCAGACAAGGATGTGATCGCTGCCCTCAGGGCCCAGCAGGACAACCCGGAGGAGCTGGATACCACCAAGACCGGCCTGCCTCAGTACCGGGCCCCTTGTCAGAGCAAGCTGCCCCTGCAGCCgaagagcagcaggaagggGAACTCTGTGCTGCGCAAACGCTGGGTCATGGTGGACGACATGGAGGGGAGTGGGAGCGGCTTGTAG
- the rtbdn gene encoding retbindin isoform X2, with product MTVTCRPLLLACACLAAALVGGTHSEGVCLQDGQHRATPGPEPHLRDCSLYADNSCCTDHDIQDISHSPSVSNQNEPWDKCGPLSSECEGFLKRVSCFYRCSPDAARWPHPHRRSYIQAVPLCHSFCRDWFDACKMDLTCARNWAKDPRGQNCTGTCVQYQQMYQHGRDLCESLWGDAFMTVEDEPEGVGEAGEMGAEGGGIRPCGCLTLSPSDKDVIAALRAQQDNPEELDTTKTGLPQYRAPCQSKLPLQPKSSRKGNSVLRKRWVMVDDMEGSGSGL from the exons ATGACTGTCACCTGTCGCCCTTTGCTCTTGGCGTGTGCATGTTTGGCGGCTGCACTGGTCGGTGGAACCCACTCggagggggtttgccttcaagaCGGTCAACACAGGGCCACGCCCGGCCCGGAGCCACACCTGAGGGACTGTTCTCTGTACGCAGACA ATAGCTGCTGCACAGACCACGACATCCAGGATATCTCCCATTCTCCATCTGTGAGCAACCAGAATGAACCGTGGGACAAGTGCGGGCCTCTGAGCTCCGA GTGTGAAGGTTTCCTGAAGCGTGTGTCATGTTTCTACCGCTGCTCCCCTGACGCAGCGCGCTGGCCTCATCCTCATCGCCGCTCGTACATCCAGGCTGTGCCGCTCTGCCACAGCTTCTGCCGTGACTG GTTTGATGCTTGCAAGATGGACTTGACCTGTGCTCGAAACTGGGCCAAAGACCCCAGGGGACAGAACTGCACTGGAACCTGTGTTCAGTACCAGCAG ATGTACCAGCACGGCAGGGATCTTTGCGAGAGCCTCTGGGGGGACGCCTTCATGACGGTGGAGGATGAACCCGAGGGCGTGGGGGAGGCCGGCGAGATGGGAGCAGAGGGCGGCGGTATTCGTCCCTGCGGCTGCCTCACCCTCAGCCCCTCAGACAAGGATGTGATCGCTGCCCTCAGGGCCCAGCAGGACAACCCGGAGGAGCTGGATACCACCAAGACCGGCCTGCCTCAGTACCGGGCCCCTTGTCAGAGCAAGCTGCCCCTGCAGCCgaagagcagcaggaagggGAACTCTGTGCTGCGCAAACGCTGGGTCATGGTGGACGACATGGAGGGGAGTGGGAGCGGCTTGTAG